From Mesoaciditoga lauensis cd-1655R = DSM 25116, a single genomic window includes:
- a CDS encoding single-stranded DNA-binding protein, whose product MNVNLVVLTGRLTKDVEAKASQSEKIYATFDVAVNGYNDRVDFVRVTAFNKTAEFLGEHAEKGDLVLVEGSLSQNKWVDQNGIKHSDLSVIAKSVQLLRKKNELPGAEVTSGTTESELVNEEDDIPF is encoded by the coding sequence AGATTGACAAAAGATGTTGAAGCGAAAGCGAGCCAAAGTGAAAAAATTTATGCCACGTTTGATGTGGCGGTAAACGGTTATAACGACAGGGTGGATTTCGTAAGGGTAACGGCGTTTAATAAAACGGCTGAATTTTTAGGAGAACACGCAGAAAAAGGCGATCTTGTGTTGGTAGAGGGCAGTTTAAGCCAGAACAAATGGGTAGATCAAAACGGGATTAAACATAGCGACTTGTCGGTAATTGCGAAAAGCGTTCAACTGCTGAGAAAGAAAAATGAACTCCCGGGGGCAGAAGTAACTTCTGGCACCACCGAAAGCGAGCTTGTCAATGAAGAAGACGATATCCCCTTCTGA